The following nucleotide sequence is from Citrus sinensis cultivar Valencia sweet orange chromosome 6, DVS_A1.0, whole genome shotgun sequence.
tagatttgattaaataaataatctaatatgTCGGTCATATGAATATGACAAGTCCATTTAATAAACATGAAGCATATGACACATCGATCATAAGTGTATGGCATGTTGTTTATTACAGAATCTACTGTGTACGACAATAAACTCACATCATCCAAGACATTCAGGgatcataatatattttttatcttgatttactgttcacaacaatatttatgattttttttttattccatttgatGTCTCTATTAGCAttaggattttgttttaggattttattttattttgttaatgtttttgtttggattttaatttacgatttcaattattatttggtaTTTCCCTTGTAACCCTATTAATAGCGATGTCCTTGgactttcaaattcaaatttaaaaaaaaaaaaaaggatgatGCCATATATCAGAAGGTATTGTTTAATTGGGGATTATTCCATTATTACTAGAAAATGCTGATGGCCGAGTGTAAACTTCTTGAAAATGACAAGAACTcgtttgtaaaacacaacccTCAAGTTTGGATTGGGATGGGAGTTAGGAGATGCTAAAGTCAATTTcatacaaaattgaaaatttcaataaattacagagaaacttatcaaattttgaaaaacctTAAAAGCGATGTTTGTTTGAATATGACCATTTAGCTTATTTTGTCACCGATTTTTTTTCAgacatatttcttttattaaataatacctaaaaataaattaattacagaGAACTTAAATATCACAAACCGCCAAACTTGCTCTTTCTATCCTAAATATTGTTACGGACTGTTAACCAATTTCTTGCACTATACATAATAGATGTCTTGTTTAAATTCTTTGACCAGATATTTAACGAAGATGGATGAGAGGAGAGAGAAAGCGtgtattaatgataaaaagtaaaaagattaatgtcatttaatttattaaatcctCACCGTTGATATGTTTTAAATCTAAAggcttaaaattaatataaaattaagtataaTTTTAGAGGGACGGACTTACCACTTGAGCTTGACTCCTACGTGTCAGTTTAATGACCTTTTGATATCCTTTCATTTCAATCTAATGGTCTGTTTACAACAAGAAAAACTAACATCAAGGAGTTGCTTTCGTCTCTCTTACACTGTCGCCAAAGACTTCATTCGTTGACGGGAAGGCGAAGCAAAATGTTCTGAATCAAGAGAGGGTGTGTGAAACATTTCAAGCATCGGAGATaatttataatcaatgcaGTAAGAGAGACTAAAGAAAGCATACAGTTCTTCTTATCACCAACTTTATCTCGTTAAAGGGATGTCCACAAGTGTAGCTATCGAAGATTCATCACTGACCTATGGGCACACTTTTTGAAGATTGTTTAGATAAAACATGATCCACTAAACTTTGGGCTGAtaaatgatgaaaaacaaGTAAGCCACTGACAGGacaaacttaattatctttatgaTATGTAGATTTGAGTTCTTGGTCCAATTTAAATCAACTAAAGTAGCATGTACAGTGAAGTGGCTCAGgctgttaattaaaaaactaatctTAGTTTTTGGAGTGAGACTAATCCTCAATTTAATAtgtttacttaattataagCTGGGATGTCAGAATTATGATCTGGGTTTGAATTCTGAGAGTAAATTGACGCAATAGAAAGTGAATGTACCGTGCCTTCATTGGCCGAAGATTTTGAATTCTTCAAAGAATCAGATgttctttttgtttataattgGACATTTTGCAGGTCATGACACGAGGTAACACACTGAAAATTGCAGAGcattttcatcatcttcatgAATAATACGTTTGGCTATCCAAATTAAAGCGATCGATTCTCCAAGGAGCTTGGAATCCGGCACAGGTTTTGAGGGttcatttgtatttattatttataatttgattgttcTTCAATTGGGTGCTCAATACCTACAGCTCCACAACAGAGAAATTATGACCAACGAATGATAGAGATGATTGGCAAGAATCATAAAACTACTCTTTTAATTCCAGTAATTCTCACTCATTAAACTGAACATCCGAGACCCAGATTAATGAAACTGAAAACAAAGGattcaattattaaaatatatataaaaaaaaaaagccaaagtCGGGGAGAAAACCAAAAAAGTTTgagcagcagcaacagcagCCTAAGTACAAATTAAACGCAAACCGAACCCCCATTGATCGAATGATCATTATGGGGGTTacacataataataatcaacaaTATTGCATGGGTGGTTACACAAATTTAATTGGGAACCTAGACGCCTGGTGGCTTGGCAGCAAGGAAACTGATGCACTGCACTTGACGCTTGTTGTCAAATCCGATAATTCGGACGAATGAATGTGGGTATTCCTTCTGGACCTCCCCAACCTCCTTCAAAACCTGGGTTGCATCTGTGCACCCATACATGGGCAGCTTCCACATTGTCCAGTAGCGTCCATCGTAGTATCCTGGTGAGCTGTGGTGCTCACGGTACACCCATCCTTTCTGCAGTCACGccacccaaaagaaaaaacaaaaaaaaaaaaatcaaatatcacCACCCATTTGCCTGATAAAATCCGCTTAACCCAAAAGCTTAGATTTTAAGTAAGCAATTGTTAATGCAGGTTTTGATATTGAATGGATATCTCTGACCAATAGATTCATGACATGTGTAATTTTTCTCCTAAAGCACATAGATAAGGTTCCGTCAAAATAATAGTATATATtaagagagacagagagagagagagagagagagagaaatgacCTCCAACTCGAATTCCAAGCAGGGAATCCAGCCGGAGCGGAGAAGGTAACTGATTTCCTTGAGCAAAGCTTCATCGGACAGTGGCGGGAGGTATGAGAGAGTCTCGAACTTCTTCAAGCCAGTTGGTGGCCACACCTGTAACATACAAGCtcacaagaaaattaattaaaaacataattgAGAGCTAAAAGAAGAAAGCCGTCAATTTAAAGAAgcaaaagaagaaatgaaTTCTTGTATGATTATGATGATGACCTTCATGCATTGGACTCTTCCGCCGTTGCTTGCAATGGAAGTAATGTCATTGTTGGTCTTCTTGGTTGCTGGGAAAGCAGAAGAAGACTTGAGGCCGGTGAAGGGGGCGACCATGCTGGCCTGAGCAAGGCTGGCGCGGTTCGCGGTGGCAACGGTGGTCGATGAGATCATTGAGGAAGCCATTGGTACTTGCTCCTTCTTCTAGCTTTGCAAGTTCTTTTACTTAATAGGAGGATGCTCAGTGGCCAGTTGGTTTATATAATGATACAGTCAGGCTATCTCATATCTTATGGACAGAAATTTCTGAACCAGATTTCGGATTAATTCGGAACGTTGGATTCGCCAAGCGATGACATCGCATCATAATGACCACATAGgggaaacaaaaatttttgaatgttAGCCTTATCATTAAGCACCACAATGACAGTGCCACGTGGACAAGGTCCATTATCTTATCCCATCCAATGGAGTACGTGAATGTGTGATGATCGTTCGTTGGCTTCATTTTTTCTCCTTGTCAGTCTTTCTTTTGTATGATTTTGTGCCCTCCATTCCTCTCCTCTATTCAAAGCCTTTCAAAAAAATCTGAACGTTCAGTCATGGGGAAACTTTATGGCCGttccttcttcattttttaattcaaaaaataattaataaagggTAAGGTAAATGAATCAAGTTAATTGGTACATAAGAGATGGTAGTGGGTGGATAAGGGTAAGATCTATCGTGCtctaaatttagatttatgattaaaaaaaggcaaatgttaagttacaataattgtaacatacatcTTTCATGTGAACCACATAAATTGTGGGTCCTACAATTTTGTGTGGTTCACATGAGAGATGTATGgtacaattattgtaacttagaggctctaaaaaaatatagatttgtATCTACTCCAAATTTACATggatatgtattttttattctatatccaaatctataataataataataataataataaagtttctAAACCTACTTCATATCTATcatgaatttatcaacttgaaattttcagcaagttaaataatttttttgatagattatataaaagaaaatgcacaaACTTCATCTTTAATAAACTGtaaaacccaaaaaagaaaagtaaaagattaacaaagttttttttaaaaaaataataataaagattataactataaatattGTAACTTATAAGTGTGactttgatgataacaaaattttgagcaaaaaaacaaagattgtAACCATGAATATTGTAACTTACCAGTGTggcattgattttaataagtgaAGTATAAAAGTTTGTGTTGATTGTCAAAATAGTAAATCATAGATagctaaatatttttagaataaaacGACAATTAAAAGGCCcactaattttaatatggaTCTGGATCCAAAATCTTAAGTCCATACCTCTTCCAAACTCATCTTGGTTCCAGAATTCACTTCAAATCTGTTTTAGACCAATCCATTTAGATTTGGATAACGTGGACCATGGATCAGACCAGTCCAATTGCCATTTagatgccttttttttttttttttggggaataTTTAGATgcatttaaattacatttattagGCCAACTGGTAGGGCTAAAGTAAGGAATGTATTCGATAGGAGCTATAAAATCGACATTATCAGCAAATAATAACAGATCATGACTTCCGCCGTTAGATTTAAGTATGGTGGCAAAATAACCCAGTGTGACATTCTTCTATAACCaataattttacaagttagaaatatttttccttcaattgATGAATACATCACATTTTTTTcgaacaaataattttagaaaaagtaCTAACTTGTGAAATAATGTAGTAGCTATTGTCATATGATTTATTGCTCAacttttattgaaatatattttaatctaCCTccatatttaatgaaatattaatcCCCTTGAATTGGCTTGCAAATCTTATAATAACTGCTTAACtcaaaaatcaattgaattttgacAAGCCGATTTAAATCATTTGGAATGATGCATAGTATGATCACTGACGTCCACTCTCTAATTTTGGTGGGAAGATATTTAAATCTCctaatataattacaaatgaGGGTagacttcttcttcttaaaaAGTACCACAAATAATTAATGCATGTATGCTATGTGTAGGTTAACTAGCAATTACATGGTGGTGATCGTGCGCACATACGTAGTCACCGCCTATCCGGATGTTTAATTGAGGTTtattagaaaacaataaacaGATATAATAGGCTGTTGATTTAGCCGCATCGTCCGAATTAACTTTCAGTTTTTCATTAAAtctatcttttaattattttaacaaattccATTAGCAACCTTAACCATACCACTAACAGACTTAAAtcatcaaaacaaaaagactTTTCATacaagtgtgtgtgtgtgtgtggttttaacattttttttttttttaaccactGCTAGCTGAGCTTTGCAAAACTAACATATAAGTTGAATCTTTACAGCTAAAATGATAACAACATCTTAACAAACCTAAATAACTTCATAACCAATACTGCGCAGGATATATATATTGCACCCAAATTCGCATAACAAAAACTCGTATCCATTAGCTGTTAAAGATAAACATAATACATGGCTTACAATATCGCAAGTGCTTTTAATAAACTGCTTGTATGGTGCTTAATTGTTGTAGCTTTGAGCAATGGGATCCGAGAAGCAGAAGCCATATTTGAAGCCTTCGGAGGATGTAAAAGATATTGTCATGATGATCTGCATGTGAGTTCTTACGattgcttcttcttctgcatTTATCGTTGCACACCTTCAATCGGAGGCGGCTGCGATGATTACGATACCTCTGGTGGTATGAATGCTTTTTCATGGATTCCTTCAAAATTTCCtgaaactttgaattttttttttttttttttgagtcaCTTTAGAATTGGGCTAATAAGCGTCTAGTTCAGCACTTTCTTTTAAGATAAGCaatggaataataataataatatgatgacgtattttgtaaataatttcacATTCTTACCTTTTCTTCCAAGAATTGGGTGGCACCATCCAAACAAAACTGTTGAAATAATAGCTAAATTGTTGATTCATTTGGTGGAGATGTAATGGTACacactaattttagacttaATTCATATGGGGGCGGACGTGCATTAGTTTAacatttatttgttgttttattaaaaattaggaACTCATATGTTATCAATTAAtcctttttataaaaaaaaattattattactattaactATTATCACGAGTACACTCAATTCACGTCCATATCGTTTCTTGTTCTAGCAGCACATGCAACAGGAGTCGAAGATATAAGTCCGTCCATCTCGGAAAACAAGTTAGGTGCAATTGCTCGTCCG
It contains:
- the LOC102612988 gene encoding ribulose bisphosphate carboxylase small subunit, chloroplastic — protein: MASSMISSTTVATANRASLAQASMVAPFTGLKSSSAFPATKKTNNDITSIASNGGRVQCMKVWPPTGLKKFETLSYLPPLSDEALLKEISYLLRSGWIPCLEFELEKGWVYREHHSSPGYYDGRYWTMWKLPMYGCTDATQVLKEVGEVQKEYPHSFVRIIGFDNKRQVQCISFLAAKPPGV